CCACTTCATCTAAAAACAAAGTGCCTCTGTTTGCCGCAAGAATCTTTCCTTTTTTGGATTGGACTGCTCCGGTAAATGCCCCTTTTTCATATCCAAAGAATTCGCTTTCCAATAACGTTTCCGGAATTGCTGCACAATTGACTACTTCGAACGGCTCGTTTCCCCTTTTTCCTTGGCTGTGGATAGCCCTGGCCACCAATTCTTTTCCAGTTCCACTTTCGCCGGTAATGAGTACATTCGTATCAATATCTTTCACCTTATCGATCAGATGAAAAACCTGTTTTATTGCTTTGCTTTTTCCGATGATTCCGGCATAGCCGGTCACTTTATCAAGGGTTTCTTGAAACCACTGGACTTGCCGGTTTAATTTTTGAAATTCAATGCCCTTCTGTATGAGAAGAGACAGTTCTTTCATATCCAAGGGCTTGGTAATGTAATAATAAGCTCCCATTTTTATGGCTTGAACAGAGGATTCAATGGTCCCAAAAGCTGTCATCATAATGACGGCCGTCTGAGGAGAGATTCTTTTAATTTTTTCCAAAATGGTTAGTCCATCGATTTCTCCCAATCGCCAGTCCAATAAAACGACATCTATCAATTTTTCTGAAAGATATTGAAGGCCGATGGAAGGAGAAGTGGTGGTCATCACTTCATATTCATCTTCCAGGGCAAAGTGTAAGGAACTGCAAATGGCTTGCTCATCATCGATAATCAGAATGTGATGCTTCACGATGTTACCACCCTTCGATCATTGTCATGTTTTTTAACTCCATACGTTTCAATGGATGGATGGATATCCTGTTTTTTGGCCAGTGGAAAACGGAGAATAAAACTGGTTTTTTTATTTGGGATGCTGACCACTTCCACGCTGCCCTCATTTTCCTTAACCAGTTGATAGCTGACGGTAAGTCCCA
This sequence is a window from Microaerobacter geothermalis. Protein-coding genes within it:
- a CDS encoding sigma-54-dependent transcriptional regulator, producing the protein MKHHILIIDDEQAICSSLHFALEDEYEVMTTTSPSIGLQYLSEKLIDVVLLDWRLGEIDGLTILEKIKRISPQTAVIMMTAFGTIESSVQAIKMGAYYYITKPLDMKELSLLIQKGIEFQKLNRQVQWFQETLDKVTGYAGIIGKSKAIKQVFHLIDKVKDIDTNVLITGESGTGKELVARAIHSQGKRGNEPFEVVNCAAIPETLLESEFFGYEKGAFTGAVQSKKGKILAANRGTLFLDEVGEMPLHLQAKLLRVIQEREVTPLGSNEKKQVDIRIIAATNRNLMEMVSNGLFREDLYFRLNVIPIPLPPLRDRKEDIPLLLDHFLHQYCEEIGTEKKQFSSEAKKVLFQYHYPGNIRQLSNMIQYAVALSPERMISIEDLPPYLMDNERITQEIKSDPKNDHKSIIIPIGTTIKEAEKQIIQRTLSWCNGHRQKTAKILGISERSLRDKLKHYRT